A single window of Rhizobium sp. SL42 DNA harbors:
- the thiD gene encoding bifunctional hydroxymethylpyrimidine kinase/phosphomethylpyrimidine kinase, with protein sequence MSSFIANVLSIAGSDPSGGAGIQADLKTFSARGCYGMAAITALTAQNTRGVSSVQAIDPDFVAEQIRMIFADLHVDAVKIGMIANADIARAVAEALKPYRAIPIVLDPVMIAKGGAALLDPEAVAVLRDELLPLATLLTPNLPEAAVLLGEPEAARREVMESQGARLMLQGPKAVLLKGGHLAAADSPDLLVSGGRFRWFEAPRIATKNTHGTGCALSSAIAAELAKGLTTVDAVAAAKSWLASAVATSGALAVGSGHGPVHHFHALWR encoded by the coding sequence ATGTCCAGTTTCATTGCCAATGTGCTGTCGATTGCCGGATCCGATCCGTCCGGTGGGGCCGGGATCCAGGCCGATCTGAAGACGTTCTCTGCACGCGGATGCTACGGCATGGCGGCGATCACGGCGCTGACGGCACAGAACACCCGGGGCGTTTCGTCGGTACAGGCTATCGACCCTGACTTCGTCGCGGAGCAGATCCGGATGATTTTCGCCGACCTGCACGTCGATGCCGTCAAGATCGGCATGATTGCCAATGCCGATATTGCCCGCGCGGTTGCCGAAGCGCTGAAGCCATATCGCGCCATTCCAATCGTCCTGGATCCCGTCATGATCGCCAAGGGCGGTGCCGCGCTGCTGGACCCCGAAGCGGTTGCCGTGCTCCGCGATGAGCTTCTGCCCCTCGCAACGCTTCTCACCCCCAATCTTCCCGAAGCCGCTGTCCTGCTCGGCGAGCCGGAGGCGGCCCGCCGGGAGGTGATGGAATCGCAGGGCGCCCGTCTGATGTTACAGGGGCCCAAGGCTGTGTTGTTGAAGGGCGGGCATCTCGCCGCCGCCGACAGCCCGGACCTGCTGGTTTCAGGCGGGCGCTTTCGTTGGTTCGAAGCGCCGCGGATTGCCACGAAGAACACCCACGGGACGGGCTGCGCGCTGTCGAGTGCGATTGCCGCCGAACTTGCAAAGGGGCTGACAACAGTTGACGCCGTTGCAGCGGCCAAGAGCTGGCTGGCTAGCGCGGTCGCGACGTCGGGGGCTTTGGCCGTGGGTTCGGGACATGGGCCCGTGCATCATTTCCACGCCCTTTGGAGATAA
- a CDS encoding sensor histidine kinase: MSFRVLYIDDDAAIVRLVQRSLGRMGHEVAHAETTHDALSLLQGGNFDVVVLDHYLRQTTGHEVMADLRAQGFHMPVVYVTGSNEAQIAIEAIKAGAADYVIKSVSDDFLPLLASAIEQSVSNAQLRAAKERADEEIRLGKERAEALLAEVNHRVANSLALVASLLRLQISSAKSDEVKAELAETQARISAIAGMHRSLYTSEDVSRVELDRYLGRLTAELFNSLHSAERPVRLLLDADPISMTADKAVSVGMIVTELVTNAFKYAYPNLGGGGDIRVKLKRLSDTEALLRVEDDGIGIDPGKGPTGTGLGSRIVKSMASTLGAGLHYLEDVGGTVAEVPLQLGPAS; this comes from the coding sequence ATGAGCTTCCGCGTCCTCTATATCGACGACGACGCCGCCATCGTCCGGCTGGTGCAAAGATCCCTTGGCCGCATGGGACACGAGGTCGCGCATGCGGAAACCACGCATGACGCCCTTTCATTGCTGCAGGGCGGCAATTTCGACGTGGTTGTCCTCGATCACTACCTGCGCCAGACCACCGGTCATGAAGTGATGGCGGACCTTCGCGCGCAGGGTTTCCACATGCCGGTCGTCTATGTCACCGGCTCCAACGAGGCCCAGATCGCGATCGAGGCCATCAAGGCGGGCGCTGCCGACTATGTGATCAAATCGGTCAGCGACGATTTCCTGCCGCTGCTTGCCAGCGCCATAGAACAATCCGTGTCGAACGCCCAGTTGCGTGCCGCCAAGGAGCGGGCAGACGAGGAAATCCGTCTGGGCAAGGAGCGCGCGGAAGCCCTGCTCGCCGAGGTCAACCATCGGGTGGCAAACTCGCTGGCCCTCGTCGCGAGCCTGCTCAGGCTGCAGATCTCCAGCGCAAAGAGCGACGAGGTCAAGGCCGAACTGGCCGAAACCCAGGCGCGCATCTCGGCGATCGCCGGCATGCATCGCAGTCTCTACACTTCCGAGGATGTCAGCCGGGTGGAACTGGATCGATATCTCGGCCGGCTGACGGCCGAGCTGTTCAACTCCTTGCACAGTGCCGAAAGACCGGTCCGGCTTCTGCTTGATGCCGACCCTATTTCAATGACCGCCGACAAGGCCGTTTCGGTCGGGATGATCGTTACGGAGCTCGTGACCAACGCCTTCAAATACGCTTATCCCAATCTCGGCGGTGGAGGTGATATTCGCGTGAAACTGAAGCGCCTGTCCGACACGGAGGCGCTGCTGCGGGTCGAGGATGACGGCATCGGCATTGATCCCGGCAAAGGCCCGACGGGCACAGGCCTCGGCAGCCGGATCGTCAAATCCATGGCATCTACGCTCGGGGCGGGGCTGCATTATCTCGAAGATGTCGGCGGCACGGTGGCCGAGGTTCCGCTTCAGCTTGGCCCGGCCAGCTGA
- a CDS encoding sensor histidine kinase: MSATQSSFVRSTILFMLIGTGILLGIVVATFGLVEKTSATFDYIIVERDIRRTAADLIQNLTDAETGQRGYLLTQDESFLAPYHKALSSISSNLELLSQRVSGRAIKQVRMPELRQLVQAKLSEMARTIDLVKDGRRDEAVSLVQTEVGREVMDQIRAIIDDFKQKSDSNVDRGASEQVEATEQLQWITVGGGIAILAVMSGAMLIVYQHVRELLKARQEVEHLNAGLEARVAERTEDLMQANQEIQRFAYIVTHDLRAPLVNIMGFTAELDTSLKSLQAYVLADGGAVSEEMIREARLAASEDLPEAIGFIRSSTKKMDGLINAILKISRDGRRQLKPEPVELKPLLETIAASLHHQISESDGQTSLDTKATALVTDRLSLEQILGNLFDNAIKYKHPDRPLELAVRTAPEGRHMVRIEVQDNGRGIAEQDQERVFELFRRAGQQDKTGEGIGLAHVRSLARNLGGEISVSSRLGEGSTFVLRLPSDLSRLVRS, encoded by the coding sequence ATGTCCGCCACCCAATCCAGCTTCGTCCGGTCAACCATTCTCTTCATGTTGATCGGAACCGGCATCCTGCTTGGCATCGTCGTTGCCACGTTTGGCCTGGTTGAGAAAACCAGCGCGACTTTCGACTACATCATCGTCGAACGCGATATCCGTCGAACTGCAGCGGATTTGATCCAGAACCTGACAGATGCGGAAACCGGGCAGCGCGGCTATCTGCTGACACAGGACGAGAGCTTCTTGGCGCCGTATCACAAGGCTCTGAGCTCGATAAGCAGCAATCTCGAATTGTTGTCACAACGGGTGAGTGGACGCGCGATCAAGCAGGTACGCATGCCGGAACTGCGGCAACTGGTTCAGGCCAAGCTTTCGGAAATGGCGCGGACCATCGACCTCGTCAAAGACGGTCGGCGCGATGAGGCCGTCAGTCTGGTGCAGACCGAGGTCGGGCGCGAGGTGATGGACCAGATCCGGGCGATCATCGACGATTTCAAGCAGAAGTCGGACAGCAATGTCGACCGTGGCGCGAGCGAACAGGTTGAGGCGACCGAACAGCTGCAGTGGATTACCGTGGGTGGCGGCATCGCCATCCTCGCGGTCATGAGCGGCGCGATGCTGATCGTCTACCAGCATGTGCGCGAGCTTCTGAAGGCCCGCCAGGAAGTCGAGCACCTGAATGCCGGACTGGAGGCCCGCGTTGCCGAGCGCACCGAGGATCTGATGCAGGCGAACCAGGAAATCCAGCGTTTTGCCTATATCGTTACCCACGACCTCCGGGCGCCGCTGGTCAATATCATGGGCTTTACAGCCGAGCTCGATACATCACTCAAATCGCTGCAGGCCTATGTGCTGGCCGACGGGGGCGCCGTGTCTGAAGAGATGATCCGGGAGGCGCGGCTTGCGGCATCGGAAGACCTGCCGGAAGCCATCGGCTTCATTCGCTCCTCGACGAAGAAGATGGACGGCCTGATCAATGCGATCCTGAAGATCTCACGCGATGGCCGCAGGCAGCTGAAGCCGGAACCGGTCGAACTCAAGCCTCTGCTGGAAACGATCGCGGCCAGCCTTCACCATCAGATCAGCGAAAGCGACGGCCAGACATCGCTCGACACCAAAGCGACAGCATTGGTGACCGACCGCCTTTCGCTCGAACAGATTCTTGGTAACCTTTTCGACAATGCCATCAAGTATAAGCATCCGGATAGGCCGCTTGAACTTGCGGTCCGCACTGCGCCGGAAGGCCGGCACATGGTGCGGATCGAAGTGCAGGATAACGGCCGTGGCATCGCAGAGCAGGATCAGGAACGCGTCTTCGAACTTTTTCGTCGCGCAGGCCAACAGGACAAGACCGGTGAAGGCATCGGTCTTGCCCATGTCCGATCTCTGGCCCGGAACCTCGGCGGGGAAATCAGTGTTTCCTCCCGCTTGGGTGAAGGGTCGACTTTTGTTCTGCGGCTGCCATCCGATCTGTCACGCTTAGTACGGAGTTGA
- a CDS encoding MmcQ/YjbR family DNA-binding protein, with the protein MSLFSRTGFQQFVEALPGTSLADQWESSVAKVGDKVFGLITDAENRLTFKVSEESFEILTAIEGIDQAPYFAKRKWVSVSPTSALNADEAEEYLRRSYGLVSAGLTRKLRIDLGIPL; encoded by the coding sequence ATGAGCCTGTTCAGCCGCACGGGGTTCCAACAATTTGTCGAGGCGCTCCCCGGCACGTCTCTTGCCGATCAATGGGAATCCTCCGTCGCCAAGGTCGGAGACAAGGTATTCGGCCTTATCACCGATGCTGAGAACCGGCTGACGTTCAAGGTGAGCGAAGAGAGCTTCGAGATTCTGACCGCGATCGAAGGGATTGACCAGGCACCCTATTTCGCCAAACGCAAATGGGTCTCCGTTTCACCGACATCAGCCTTGAACGCGGATGAGGCCGAGGAATATCTGCGTCGGTCCTATGGTCTTGTCAGCGCCGGCCTGACACGCAAGCTGCGAATCGACCTCGGCATTCCGCTCTAA
- a CDS encoding pirin family protein encodes MSIRPVKHESRATPTMEGAGVKLHRVFGFGDPSMTDPFLMMDDFRNDTPSDYIRGFPWHPHRGIETITYVLAGTVEHGDSLGNRGLLGAGDLQWMTAGSGIMHQEMPKGDFAGRMHGFQLWANLPSSLKMTAPRYQDIKSADIPVVVDDDGTAVRVISGAFWGKAGPVDGIAAEPVYLDISVPPGKRKTIPVDTYRSAFAYIFAGSGSFRDASTPFGVKVEKEYRGEELNIRDLSGNRTLVVFDTGDEITVQAGEQGIRFLLVTGKPIKEPVAWHGPIVMNTREELMQAMNELQNGTFIKVDH; translated from the coding sequence ATGTCGATCCGCCCCGTCAAGCATGAAAGCCGCGCCACGCCAACCATGGAAGGCGCCGGCGTCAAGCTGCACCGAGTGTTCGGCTTCGGCGATCCGTCGATGACCGACCCCTTCCTGATGATGGATGATTTCCGCAACGATACCCCGTCCGACTATATTCGCGGCTTCCCCTGGCACCCGCATCGCGGCATCGAGACCATTACCTATGTGCTGGCCGGCACGGTCGAGCACGGCGACAGCCTCGGCAATCGCGGGCTGCTCGGCGCCGGTGATCTCCAGTGGATGACCGCCGGGAGCGGCATCATGCATCAGGAAATGCCCAAGGGCGATTTCGCGGGCCGCATGCACGGCTTCCAGCTTTGGGCCAACCTGCCCTCGTCGCTGAAGATGACCGCGCCGCGTTATCAGGACATCAAGTCCGCCGATATTCCCGTCGTGGTCGATGACGACGGCACCGCGGTCAGGGTGATCTCCGGCGCTTTCTGGGGCAAGGCAGGTCCCGTCGACGGGATTGCAGCGGAGCCGGTCTATCTCGACATTTCGGTGCCGCCCGGCAAGCGCAAGACCATTCCGGTCGACACCTATCGTTCCGCTTTTGCCTATATCTTCGCAGGATCCGGCAGCTTCCGCGACGCTTCCACGCCATTCGGCGTAAAGGTCGAAAAGGAATACAGGGGCGAAGAGCTGAATATCCGCGACCTTTCCGGCAACAGGACGCTGGTCGTCTTCGACACCGGCGACGAGATTACCGTGCAGGCCGGCGAACAAGGCATCCGCTTTCTGCTGGTCACCGGCAAGCCGATCAAGGAACCGGTCGCCTGGCACGGCCCGATCGTGATGAATACACGCGAAGAGCTGATGCAGGCGATGAACGAATTGCAGAATGGAACTTTTATCAAGGTCGATCATTAA
- the coaBC gene encoding bifunctional phosphopantothenoylcysteine decarboxylase/phosphopantothenate--cysteine ligase CoaBC has protein sequence MTLGGKRILLIIAGGIAAYKSLDLIRRLRERGAVVRPIMTKAAQEFVTPLAVGALSASHVYTDLFSREDEQDVGHIRLARECDLVVVAPATADLMAKMAHGLADDLASAVLLASDRPILIAPAMNPKMWTASATQRNLATLQKDGIQFVGPMEGEMAESGERGLGRMAEPLDIVAAVEQQLSGPKPLAGMKAVVTSGPTHEPIDPVRYIANRSSGKQGHAIATALAKLGAEVTLVSGPVTISDPTGVRTVHVERAEEMRDAVLANLPVDIAVMVAAVADWRVASSADQKIKKLPGEAPAPLQLTENPDILKTVGHHAQRPRLVVGFAAETQNIDENGRSKLERKGADLIVANDVSAGTGAMGGDRNSVRLITKTGVEAWPDLSKTEVAERLALWIATHVSGTSR, from the coding sequence ATGACCTTGGGCGGCAAGCGCATTCTCCTGATCATTGCTGGCGGCATTGCCGCCTACAAGAGCCTCGACCTGATCCGTCGGCTGCGCGAACGCGGCGCCGTGGTCCGGCCGATCATGACGAAGGCAGCCCAGGAGTTCGTCACACCGCTCGCTGTCGGCGCGCTTTCTGCCAGCCATGTGTATACCGACCTGTTTTCCCGCGAGGACGAGCAGGATGTCGGCCACATCCGGCTGGCGCGGGAATGCGATCTTGTCGTCGTTGCTCCGGCCACCGCAGACCTGATGGCGAAAATGGCGCATGGCCTGGCCGATGATCTGGCCTCCGCCGTGCTGCTCGCCAGCGACCGCCCGATCCTGATCGCGCCGGCAATGAACCCGAAGATGTGGACTGCGTCCGCGACGCAGCGAAATCTGGCGACCTTGCAGAAGGACGGCATCCAGTTTGTCGGACCGATGGAAGGCGAAATGGCGGAAAGTGGCGAACGCGGCCTTGGCCGCATGGCCGAACCGCTCGACATCGTCGCCGCCGTGGAACAGCAGCTGTCGGGACCAAAACCGCTTGCCGGCATGAAGGCCGTGGTGACATCCGGCCCAACCCATGAACCCATTGATCCGGTGCGCTATATCGCCAACCGCTCCTCCGGCAAACAGGGCCATGCGATTGCCACTGCCCTTGCAAAGCTCGGTGCGGAGGTGACACTGGTTTCGGGGCCCGTGACAATTTCCGATCCCACCGGCGTCAGGACAGTTCATGTCGAACGGGCGGAAGAGATGCGGGACGCTGTGCTGGCAAACCTTCCGGTCGACATCGCGGTCATGGTCGCGGCTGTCGCCGATTGGCGCGTGGCGAGTTCGGCCGATCAGAAAATCAAGAAGCTCCCGGGGGAAGCTCCCGCGCCGCTACAGCTGACGGAGAACCCGGATATCCTCAAGACCGTGGGCCATCATGCCCAGAGGCCGCGGCTGGTGGTCGGATTTGCGGCTGAAACGCAGAATATCGATGAAAACGGCCGCAGCAAGCTGGAGCGCAAAGGCGCTGACCTGATCGTCGCCAATGATGTTTCTGCGGGAACCGGCGCGATGGGCGGCGACCGCAACAGCGTGCGGCTGATTACCAAGACCGGCGTCGAGGCATGGCCGGACCTTTCGAAGACCGAGGTTGCGGAACGGCTGGCGCTGTGGATCGCAACTCATGTCAGCGGAACATCGAGATGA
- a CDS encoding class II glutamine amidotransferase, translating into MCRWAAYRGEAIYLEELVTSPAHSLIEQSHCATRAKTATNADGFGIAWYGDRPEPGRFRDVLPAWSDCNLKSLASQIRSSLFLAHVRAATHGSTRRDNCHPFVNGNWSFMHNGQIDHFDRIRRPMETMLDDEHFHARVGTTDSELLFLLALQFGLKERPIAAMSEAVGFVERMSMHMTGEARVRFTAAFSDGRALYAVRYSTDAFAPTLYAAPMGDKGGYCLVSEPLTDETDKWVEIPASSAVILSEKGLDAVEFRPAADDARMPEPARKPAMAL; encoded by the coding sequence ATGTGTCGTTGGGCAGCCTATCGCGGCGAAGCGATCTATCTGGAAGAACTGGTGACCTCGCCGGCCCATTCGCTGATAGAGCAATCCCACTGCGCCACCCGCGCCAAGACAGCGACCAACGCGGATGGCTTTGGCATTGCCTGGTACGGCGATCGCCCGGAACCTGGCCGTTTCCGCGATGTGCTGCCCGCATGGTCTGACTGCAACCTGAAAAGCCTTGCCAGCCAGATCCGCTCCTCGCTGTTTCTTGCACATGTCCGCGCAGCCACCCATGGCTCGACCCGCCGCGACAACTGCCATCCTTTCGTCAACGGCAACTGGTCCTTCATGCATAACGGCCAGATCGATCATTTCGACCGCATCCGCCGGCCGATGGAAACGATGCTCGACGACGAGCATTTCCATGCACGTGTCGGCACCACGGATTCCGAGCTGCTGTTCCTGCTGGCCCTGCAATTCGGCCTCAAGGAAAGGCCTATTGCCGCCATGAGCGAGGCCGTGGGCTTCGTCGAGCGCATGAGTATGCACATGACCGGTGAAGCGCGTGTACGCTTCACGGCGGCCTTCTCCGACGGTCGGGCGCTGTATGCCGTGCGCTATTCGACCGATGCATTCGCGCCGACGCTCTATGCTGCCCCGATGGGCGACAAGGGCGGTTACTGTCTGGTTTCCGAACCGCTCACCGACGAGACCGACAAATGGGTCGAGATCCCGGCCAGCAGCGCTGTCATCCTGAGCGAAAAGGGACTGGACGCGGTCGAATTCCGCCCGGCCGCCGATGATGCCCGTATGCCGGAGCCGGCACGTAAGCCGGCAATGGCACTCTGA
- a CDS encoding GFA family protein, whose product MHISGGCHCGAIRFEAEVDPQEVGICHCTDCQRLTGCAYRVSVGAEPMDFRVVAGTARRYRKFGASGRPSDQYFCDICGSPLWRVDATGASIAIRLGTIDQRQALTPRHQSWTGSALRWVSDIRDIPASAGE is encoded by the coding sequence ATGCATATCTCCGGCGGCTGCCATTGCGGCGCTATCCGCTTCGAAGCCGAAGTCGACCCGCAGGAGGTCGGCATCTGCCATTGCACCGATTGCCAGCGACTGACCGGATGCGCTTACCGGGTCAGCGTCGGTGCGGAACCCATGGATTTCCGCGTTGTGGCGGGCACGGCGCGCCGATACCGCAAGTTCGGCGCCAGCGGCAGGCCGAGTGACCAGTACTTCTGTGATATCTGTGGTTCGCCACTCTGGCGGGTCGATGCCACCGGCGCCAGCATCGCCATACGCCTCGGAACGATCGATCAGCGGCAGGCGCTCACGCCACGCCATCAGAGCTGGACCGGCTCTGCCCTGAGATGGGTGAGCGACATACGGGACATTCCCGCATCTGCCGGCGAATAG
- a CDS encoding response regulator, with the protein MKAVGKEVTIVMVEDDEGHARLIEKNVRRAGVNNEIVPFTNGTDALDFILGQDRSGKVSQDRYLLILLDLNLPDMSGTDILEKVKSNPHTRRLPVVILTTTDDEREIQRCYDLGANVYITKPVDYDNFANAIRQLGLFFSVMQIP; encoded by the coding sequence ATGAAAGCTGTGGGCAAAGAAGTCACGATTGTGATGGTTGAAGACGACGAGGGGCACGCCCGTCTGATCGAAAAGAATGTGCGCCGTGCCGGCGTCAACAACGAGATCGTGCCGTTTACCAATGGCACCGATGCACTCGACTTCATCCTCGGACAAGACCGCAGCGGAAAAGTCTCGCAAGACCGCTATCTGCTGATCCTGCTCGATCTGAACCTGCCTGACATGTCGGGCACCGACATCCTGGAAAAAGTAAAATCCAACCCGCATACGCGACGGTTGCCGGTCGTCATCCTGACCACGACGGATGACGAACGCGAAATACAGCGGTGCTACGACCTTGGGGCCAATGTCTATATCACCAAACCTGTCGACTACGACAACTTCGCCAATGCTATCCGCCAACTCGGACTTTTCTTCTCCGTTATGCAGATCCCCTGA